Below is a genomic region from Marinobacter salarius.
TTCAAGGTAAACTGTGTTCACAATCGTTTCACTTACTTGCCAGATAACACAGGCAGCAACGCATGTCCGATGTTGATCCCCTGAAAGCCTTGTCCGATATCGCCAGTGATGCACATACCCGCATCCAGGCTGCCCATGAGCACATCAACCCGGTGTTGGAAGTGCGCCGGGGCATGCGTGATTCGGGTATTCCTGCGGATGTCATGACCATTGACTGTCTGCGCACCCGGCGCCGCATAACGTTGATCCTGCACGACAACCAGCCAGGCGTGTTGTTGTATCAGTTTGTGACCATCGATGATGAAGTGGGTGATGAGTTCCAGGGCATGGCGTTGTCGGAGGTCAGTGCCCAAACGCTGGTGGACTGGATGCAGGATTATTTTGGCTAAGCGGGCCCTTATGTCGGGCGCCTGACACACGAGGGGCAGCATGGAAGCATTATTGATTATTCTGGCACTTGGTCTTGCGATACTCCTGCCGGTGGGTTCCGTGCTGGGTATTCTTGCGTTTTCCCGACGTCGTGATCAGTCGGAACGCCTTGAGTCCCTGAACCGGGAAGTGTCCCGTTTGCGCGAAGAAGTGACTTATCTAAAGCAACATTTGGGCGGAAAAGACCAAGACCAGCCGGCCCCGGAGCTGGAGCTTGAACTCGACGAAGCCGTTGTCGAGAACACGCCAGCCCCTTCTGAATCAAGCCCCTCTCCTGACACAAGCCCCTTTCCTGACACAAGCTCCCCGAGTGCGGATGCGACGTCACGCGATAAATCTCGCCTTGTCCAGGCCCTGAAGGATAACTGGATGGTCTGGCTTGGTGGACTGAGCGTTGGGTTGGCCGGTATTTTCATGGTCAGCCACTCCATCAACGCAGGAATGATCGGCCCATCGCAGCAATTGATGTTGGCGCTATTCAGCGGTCTTGCGTTGCATGCGGGAGCGGAGTACCTGCGTCGTCGCAACCGGGGTGCAAACGAAGTATTTGCGGCGCTGGCGGGTGGAGGCAGTATCACCCTCTATGCGGCATTGCTGGCGGGCGTTCACCATTACGGGCTGGTCGGCCCTACCGTGGGCCTGTTCGGGCTGGCTATTGTGTCTCTGGGTACCATGGTGCTGTCGCTGTTTCATGGCCCGTTGCTTGCTGTCATGGGGTTGAGTGGCGCCTATCTGGTGCCGTTATTGATCGGTGGCGATGATGGCAGCGTGGCTTTTGTGCTGTCTTACAGTTTCCTGATCACCGTCAGTTCGTTGATGTTGATGCGTTATGTCTATCGGGACTGGCTTTGGTACGCCACGTTATCCGGTGCGTTGCTGTGGTGGTTGGCCACGTCCAGCGGAGCCGCCATCGGCGCCTCAACAGCCTGGTACATCGCCGCCCTGTTTGTGGTGTTTGCCATGGTTCCGGTTCGCGCAAAGCAGGCGTTGCCGTATTTACGGGAAGTCTTGATATCCCTGCTGGTTGTCTGGGCACTATCGATGGTCGGGCAGGGCGACCGCCCGTTTTTCTGGAGCTGGCTTCTCATACTGCCAGCCGCAGCGCTGGTGCCGCAGAGCCGTGGAGCGCTCTGGTTCCTGCCCTGGGCTGCGGTGCTGGTCAGTGCGCTGGGATGGCTCGGATACGTTGGGCGCAATGGCACTGAGGTGACCTATGTTACGCAGATGGCGCCGGAGCATCAGGGTGGTTTGCTGTCCTACCTGATTGGGGCCGCCATACTCTCCACCGGGCTCGGGTTGTGGCACTGGGTTCGCCAGAATGATCGTCGCCGGTGGGCCTCCTTTACGCTGTTGTCGCCACTGGTTTGGGCGGTGCTGGGTTGGCTGTTAATACACGGCCACCAGACCTCGTCCGCCTGGTCGGTCGCGATGTTGCTGGTTGGCGGCGTTTACGGCGTGCTCGCGTGGAAGCTCGAAAGCATGCAGCGCTATCGGTTGGGCGTTGTCTGGGCAGTGATGGCGGCACACGTCAGCTATTCCCTGGCGGCGGTCATGATTGCCCGCGAGGCGTCACTCACCCTGGCCCTGTCTGCTCAGTTTGTCAGCCTTACCTGGCTGGCGCGGCGTTATCAGATGCCCGAGCTCTATCTGTTACTGAAGGTGGCCCTGGCGTTGGTGGTGGCACGGCTGACGTTCAACCCCTGGCTGCAGGATTACGATACCGATCTTCATTGGTCACTCTGGAGCTATGGTGGGGCGACGCTGTTTGCCGGCATTGCCACCTGGCTGGCGGGGAAGGATCGTGCCATTCGTCCTTGGTTGGAGGGGGCAACCCTGCATCTACTGGTGCTGTTCCTGGGTGCCGAGATGCGCTACTGGCTTTACGATGGCGATATTTTTTCCCAGCAGTACAGCTTTACCGAGGCCGCAATCAACACACTGCTCTGGGGTGCACTGGGCGTGACCTACACGGTGCGTGCCGGGGCGAGTGAGTCACTGGCCTGGTTGTACCGGTTGTTCTCGCGGATACTGGTTGCGCTGTCGACGTTGAGTTATCTCGCTCTGGTAACGCTGCACAATCCCTGGTGGGGCGGCGGCCCTATTGGTGATACACCGATCATCAACATGCTGCTTCCCGCCTACGGTGGCCCCATTCTGTTGGCGCTTGCGGTCAGCCGGTTTCCCTCGCTTGCGCCCCGGTTCTGGTCGTTGTGCGTGGCGTCTGCCGGTTTTCTGCTGTTCACCGCGCTGGAAATCCGACAACTCTGGCAGGGGAGTGACATGGGGCTGTCGTTCGGTATGTCAGAGGGTGAGCTCTACAGCTATTCGGTCGTCAGTCTTTTCTATGCCATTGGCGCTATTGCCTATTCCGCCAAGCGTGACAATGCGATGCTCTACAAGGCAGGTATGGCTCTGTTAGGCTTGGTGATTGCCAAGATTTTTCTCATCGATATGGCCGGTCTACAGGGGCTTTGGCGAGTGGCGGCCTTTATGGGGCTTGGGCTGGCGTTATTGGGATTGGCGTGGATGTATCGGAAAGCGCAGGGTATTGTGGCCCCACCGTCTGATTAGGCGGGGCCGTGAGAGGCCCCACCCTGTTAATTGCCGGTCAATTACTTCGCTGTGATGGTTTTCATCACAAGCTTGCCGTCTTTCTTGATGGGGCCGTCTTCCTTGGCGCCCAGGGTGTATTCGAAAATGCCGGTTTTCATGCCACCGTCTTCGCTATGAAGCATCAGCATCAGCATGTCGCCGGATTTGACGTCTTCGGTCAGGATGGCGGCCACGTCTGTGTTTTTACCCTTGCGAAGGGGAGCGTGTGCCACGACCGGGCCTGGCTTGCCACTCTCATCCGTGCGGTGCACCACGAGCCAGCCATTTTTCTCGGCAACCACTTTCTTGGCAGTCACGGTGCCGTCCGCTACTGACTGATTGTCTCCCCAAACCCCGACTTTCATGTTGTCCATTGCCAATGCGGAACCAGAAGCCAGAGTTGCGGCTAGAAATGCGCTTGTCATCAAATGCTTCTTCATTGTGTTCTCCTTGCTTTCGGGTTGATCCCATCTTGATGTCTTGTTCGATGGGTGTAACCACAGCTACGGGGTGTGATTCCCAAAAGTTTCAGTAAGGAAAAAAGAATCAGTGAGAGGGGTCGGATGTGGCATCAGCAACGGGATAAAGGTAGCCATGTATGGCCGGCCCGGTGGGCTGGCCAGTAGGTGAGCCGCCTTCGGGCTCTACGCTGATACCGAAGGTGGCTTTCTTCAGTAGTTCAGGATCGTAGTCACGAAGGGCTGCACGCTCCAGCTCAAAGTTGTCGTTGAGTACGCCCAGGGAGCGCGGATTCGGCCCGAGTGAATCGGCCTTTATCCACATCTGGTAGGATTTTCCCTGCATGGGTTCGGCTGTTACCGGACGAATCTGCATTTGACGGTTGTTGAGGTCTACCGAGAGCATGAAGGCCGGCTGCTGGTCATTCTGCTGGAACACGGCCACAAAAGATTGCGGGCCCTGCTCTGGCGCAGGTTGGAATATGAGAACGGCCACCAGCACCATGGCAGCGGCAGACGCCAGGGCCGTACTCCACTGCCAACGCCGGAGGCGCTTGTGCAGGGAAATCACGTTGGATTTATCGAGGCTGTCAGTATCGACACCTGCCCGGCGCGTCTCGAGGGCATCGATATCTTGTTCAATCCGCTGATACAGCTCGGGGTCTGGCGTGACCGGCGTTACTTCATCAGCCAGTGCAGACAAACGCTGCTCCCAGGCAGAGATCATCTCGTCGAGATCCGGTTCGCTTTGCCGACGCACGGCCACAGCGGCCCGCTCCCGGGCATCCAGTGTGCCCAGGACGAACTCTGCTGCCAGCATGTCCAGATCGTCGCGGTCGGTCATGGTGTGAGACACCCTTTCAGTTGTTTCAGCGCCCGGTGTAGCCAGGTTTTGACAGTATTCACCGGTTGATCGAAATGCGTGGCCAGGTCTGCTCTGGACCAGCCGTTAAGATAGGCCAACCGCACCATGTCGCGGCGATCTTTTTCCAGCTCCTCCAGGCATAGGTTCAGTCGGTTCACGGTCTGCTGGCTTTCCACTTGTGATTGGGCATTGGGTTCTTTGCTGGCAAGCTGCTCCAGCTCATCTTCCGGTGCCTTGCGACTTGCCGGCTGCTTTCGCAGCTCGTCGATAGCACCGTTGCGGGCAATGGTGACCATCCAGGTAATCGCAGAGGCCTTGGAAGCGTCGAACTGATCCGCTTTTCGCCAGATCTTGATATACGTATCGTGCACGACTTCCTCGGCCCAGCCCCGGTTATTCAAGATACGGGTGATGGTACCAAGAAGTTTCGGCGCCGTTGCTTCATACAGTGTTGCAAACGCTGCGCGGTCTTTTGCGGCAACGCCCATAAGAAGCTGGCTGAGTTGGTCGGGGGACTCTGACATGGATGGCGACTCCGCGCCTGATGGGGCGCGGCCAGTGGTGGATGAACTGAACGGTTCAGACATGCAGGAGTCGCCAACGGGTGTGTGAAAAGTTGCCTCGTGATACGCAGATTGCCGTGTTCGGGTTTATTTCGTCAAGCAAGTTTGTGTGTGAGCCCTTCACCAACGGTAGCGGACGCTGGCAACCACGCTGCGGGCTTCGCCGTAGTAGCACCAGTAATCACAGCTTGCGACGTATTCCCGGTCCGCAACATTGGTGACGTTCACCTGTGCCTGCCAGTTGCGGGTTACATCGTATTGGGCCATCAGGTCCAGAACCGTGTAAGAGGGAACATCGGTCGTGCCGTCGCGAGTAGAGCCCACATAGCGTGCGCCGCCGCCGATTTTCAGGCCTGGCACGTGGTCGACGAAACTGTAATCCAGCCAGGCTGACGCCATATGTCTAGGGATAAGCGGGGCTGCGCGTTCGCTGTTGTCGGTCTCGGTTTCCTTGATCGTGGCATCGCTGTACGTGTACGCGGCGGTCAGTTCCAGTTGGTCGGTCAGGTAGCTGACACTCTCCAGTTCAAAGCCAGCCGTGGTGCGCTCCCGGTCCTGGATCTGGAAACCGCTTTGGCTGGTGCCGAGGGAATTCTCTTCTTCGATCCGGTAAATCGCCGCTGTTACGTAGCCATCCAGATCGTCCGGAGCGATTTTGACGCCGGCCTCCAATTGCTTGCCTTTCCTTGGTTCGTAAAGGTCGCCAGTGCCATCAGTACCTGAAATAGGCTGAAATGATTCGGTGTAGGACACGTAGGGCGAGAATCCGTTGTCCGCCAGATACATCACACCACCGGAGAGGGAGAATTCATCAGCATCGGCTTCCTGGCGTGTGCCGGCCGTACGATTAACGCTGTCGACTTCGGCCTGGTCAAAGCGACCACCGGCCAGGAACACCCAGCGATCATCCAGGCGCAGTTGATGTTGGAGGTAGTAGCCTGTCTGCTGCTTGTTGATGTCCTGTACGATCAGATCTGTGGCGGTGATTGGCGTGAAGTTGCCGTACTGAGGGTCGAACAGGTCGATAGGACCGCCAAACGGAGTAGATCCCCCAGCGCCGTTCTGTTTGCCCTCGTTTTCAAGATCCTGATAGTCCACCCCGAACAGCAACGTGTGTTCGGTGCGGTCGGTAAACCACTTGCCCACCAGGCGATTGTCGATTGTCCAGCTGTTGATCTCGCCGTCCCGGTAGACCAGATAGCGCTGACCTTCCCGCGGACCTGTCTGGAAGAAGATAAAGCTGCTGCGTAACAGCAGGTCTACCTGGCTGTAGCGGAAGTCCTGCTCGAAGGTCCAGGTGTCGTTTAGGCGATGACTCAGTGAATAGCCGATGGCTGACTGGGTGCGTTCGTTGGTGTCGTAGCCTGGCTCGCTGTAGTTGGTGGACGGGTCCACTTTGCCAAAAGGCGTGTCGTCTATGGTGCCAAATGGCAGCTTGAACGGATTGGTCGGAATGGCGTCGTCCTTCTGGATACTTGCCAATAAGGTGAGCTCGGTGCTGTCAGACATCTCCCAGGTCAGGCTTGGGGCCAGGTAGTAGCGCTCGTTCTCGGTGAAATCCAGATCGCCTTCGTTATAGCGGTGCAAGCCAACCAGACGGTAGCTGAGATCGTTTCGATCGCCGACGGGGCCGGACGTATCGACCCCAAGCTGGCGATGCTCATCGGTTCCTGCCTGTAGATTGATCTGGCCCTGAACAGTATCGGTTGGTCGCTTGCTGATGGCATTAATCACACCACCCGGAGGCGCTTCGCCGTACAGAATGGACGCGGGGCCTTTGAGCAGCTCTATGCGCTCCAGGCCAAAGGGCTCTGGCAGCCATTGATAGAACCCC
It encodes:
- a CDS encoding TonB-dependent siderophore receptor; protein product: MAQSPTPHQLTLAIRRTLTLLATCSAICVPAIAAAQDDASEPTSLGELVVSATALKVEAPLMETPRPGSVVEQEELEERNVQALDETFRYRAGVLSGQYGEDNDTDWLKIRGFDQSTYQDGLRIYREGFYQWLPEPFGLERIELLKGPASILYGEAPPGGVINAISKRPTDTVQGQINLQAGTDEHRQLGVDTSGPVGDRNDLSYRLVGLHRYNEGDLDFTENERYYLAPSLTWEMSDSTELTLLASIQKDDAIPTNPFKLPFGTIDDTPFGKVDPSTNYSEPGYDTNERTQSAIGYSLSHRLNDTWTFEQDFRYSQVDLLLRSSFIFFQTGPREGQRYLVYRDGEINSWTIDNRLVGKWFTDRTEHTLLFGVDYQDLENEGKQNGAGGSTPFGGPIDLFDPQYGNFTPITATDLIVQDINKQQTGYYLQHQLRLDDRWVFLAGGRFDQAEVDSVNRTAGTRQEADADEFSLSGGVMYLADNGFSPYVSYTESFQPISGTDGTGDLYEPRKGKQLEAGVKIAPDDLDGYVTAAIYRIEEENSLGTSQSGFQIQDRERTTAGFELESVSYLTDQLELTAAYTYSDATIKETETDNSERAAPLIPRHMASAWLDYSFVDHVPGLKIGGGARYVGSTRDGTTDVPSYTVLDLMAQYDVTRNWQAQVNVTNVADREYVASCDYWCYYGEARSVVASVRYRW
- a CDS encoding DUF2339 domain-containing protein is translated as MEALLIILALGLAILLPVGSVLGILAFSRRRDQSERLESLNREVSRLREEVTYLKQHLGGKDQDQPAPELELELDEAVVENTPAPSESSPSPDTSPFPDTSSPSADATSRDKSRLVQALKDNWMVWLGGLSVGLAGIFMVSHSINAGMIGPSQQLMLALFSGLALHAGAEYLRRRNRGANEVFAALAGGGSITLYAALLAGVHHYGLVGPTVGLFGLAIVSLGTMVLSLFHGPLLAVMGLSGAYLVPLLIGGDDGSVAFVLSYSFLITVSSLMLMRYVYRDWLWYATLSGALLWWLATSSGAAIGASTAWYIAALFVVFAMVPVRAKQALPYLREVLISLLVVWALSMVGQGDRPFFWSWLLILPAAALVPQSRGALWFLPWAAVLVSALGWLGYVGRNGTEVTYVTQMAPEHQGGLLSYLIGAAILSTGLGLWHWVRQNDRRRWASFTLLSPLVWAVLGWLLIHGHQTSSAWSVAMLLVGGVYGVLAWKLESMQRYRLGVVWAVMAAHVSYSLAAVMIAREASLTLALSAQFVSLTWLARRYQMPELYLLLKVALALVVARLTFNPWLQDYDTDLHWSLWSYGGATLFAGIATWLAGKDRAIRPWLEGATLHLLVLFLGAEMRYWLYDGDIFSQQYSFTEAAINTLLWGALGVTYTVRAGASESLAWLYRLFSRILVALSTLSYLALVTLHNPWWGGGPIGDTPIINMLLPAYGGPILLALAVSRFPSLAPRFWSLCVASAGFLLFTALEIRQLWQGSDMGLSFGMSEGELYSYSVVSLFYAIGAIAYSAKRDNAMLYKAGMALLGLVIAKIFLIDMAGLQGLWRVAAFMGLGLALLGLAWMYRKAQGIVAPPSD
- a CDS encoding sigma-70 family RNA polymerase sigma factor translates to MSESPDQLSQLLMGVAAKDRAAFATLYEATAPKLLGTITRILNNRGWAEEVVHDTYIKIWRKADQFDASKASAITWMVTIARNGAIDELRKQPASRKAPEDELEQLASKEPNAQSQVESQQTVNRLNLCLEELEKDRRDMVRLAYLNGWSRADLATHFDQPVNTVKTWLHRALKQLKGCLTP
- a CDS encoding anti-sigma factor domain-containing protein encodes the protein MTDRDDLDMLAAEFVLGTLDARERAAVAVRRQSEPDLDEMISAWEQRLSALADEVTPVTPDPELYQRIEQDIDALETRRAGVDTDSLDKSNVISLHKRLRRWQWSTALASAAAMVLVAVLIFQPAPEQGPQSFVAVFQQNDQQPAFMLSVDLNNRQMQIRPVTAEPMQGKSYQMWIKADSLGPNPRSLGVLNDNFELERAALRDYDPELLKKATFGISVEPEGGSPTGQPTGPAIHGYLYPVADATSDPSH